The following coding sequences are from one Deltaproteobacteria bacterium window:
- a CDS encoding TrbC/VirB2 family protein, with translation MSKKHFALIIFIMIAAPFAHASVESSLMGLKNVLLGSILPIFAVLGLGFAAFSFFTGNINAKQHLVYAVTGATILFGAQSIVDLIQRVVR, from the coding sequence ATGAGTAAAAAACATTTTGCACTAATTATATTTATAATGATTGCAGCTCCTTTTGCACATGCATCAGTTGAGTCATCATTGATGGGACTAAAAAATGTTCTTCTTGGTTCTATTTTACCAATCTTTGCAGTGCTAGGGCTTGGATTTGCGGCATTCAGTTTTTTCACAGGAAATATAAACGCCAAGCAACACTTGGTCTATGCGGTTACGGGTGCGACAATTCTTTTTGGTGCACAAAGTATTGTTGATTTAATTCAGCGGGTGGTTCGATGA
- a CDS encoding TIGR00341 family protein — protein sequence MQENKNIHDSNGTGAVQLLKRLFNLKTDTDKVGTIELINSNVEFQSANAWTLVFAILIASVGLNLNSAAVIIGAMLISPLMGPIVGVGFALGVYDFALLKKSTKNLAAAVFISIVASTIYFILSPLSEVQSELLARTRPSFFDVLIAFFGGAAGIVAISRKEKSNAIPGVAIATALMPPLCTAGFGLATQNFSYFFGALYLFVINSVFISISTFIFVRYLGFYKSTDVESAHRKKINRWITYVGIVVLIPSFFMAWYLQRESFFKSQANKYIAQELRSERSLVLESEIVYNFKNPKIKVALLGEPLDDDELIILKDKAKFYSLSPESIEIRQSTFSESLEKKMGQKLSTTERASTELQIKLKQNEAELNSFKNLATLSKKVSEEMNVVFPRIVGVFVSKKNVEKSDKTIEVSVLVHWGSTPGKSDLAKASEFLSKRLSVDKAYILHLKGI from the coding sequence ATGCAGGAAAATAAAAATATCCACGACAGCAACGGTACAGGCGCAGTTCAATTATTAAAGCGTCTTTTCAATCTAAAAACAGACACCGATAAAGTTGGAACAATCGAATTGATTAACTCTAATGTAGAGTTTCAAAGTGCAAATGCTTGGACACTCGTGTTTGCAATTTTAATTGCTTCAGTCGGTTTAAACTTGAATTCAGCGGCAGTCATTATTGGAGCCATGTTGATTTCACCACTTATGGGTCCAATTGTCGGTGTTGGATTTGCGTTAGGCGTTTATGATTTCGCCTTATTAAAAAAATCGACGAAGAATTTAGCTGCAGCCGTTTTTATCAGTATCGTAGCTTCTACGATTTACTTTATTTTGTCGCCCCTGTCTGAAGTGCAGTCTGAATTACTTGCGCGCACTCGACCAAGTTTCTTTGATGTTCTCATCGCATTTTTCGGCGGCGCTGCTGGAATTGTTGCCATATCACGTAAAGAGAAAAGTAATGCTATTCCTGGTGTTGCCATAGCAACAGCCTTAATGCCGCCACTTTGCACTGCGGGGTTTGGATTAGCGACGCAAAACTTTAGCTATTTCTTTGGTGCTTTGTATTTATTTGTTATCAATAGTGTGTTCATAAGCATTTCGACATTTATATTTGTTCGCTATCTCGGGTTTTACAAGTCAACCGATGTGGAGTCAGCACATCGTAAAAAAATTAATCGCTGGATCACTTACGTCGGAATAGTCGTGTTAATTCCTAGCTTTTTTATGGCATGGTATTTACAGCGTGAAAGTTTCTTCAAATCTCAGGCTAATAAATACATTGCACAAGAGTTGCGTTCTGAGAGATCTTTGGTCCTTGAGAGCGAGATTGTTTACAACTTCAAAAATCCTAAAATCAAAGTGGCGCTTCTTGGTGAACCACTCGACGATGATGAACTAATAATTTTGAAGGATAAAGCAAAATTCTATTCGCTTTCACCTGAATCAATTGAAATTCGCCAGTCTACGTTTTCTGAAAGTCTGGAAAAGAAAATGGGACAAAAGCTATCGACGACTGAACGAGCATCAACTGAACTTCAAATCAAGTTAAAACAAAACGAAGCTGAGCTAAATAGTTTTAAGAATCTGGCCACGTTGTCGAAAAAAGTGAGCGAAGAGATGAACGTCGTTTTTCCGAGAATAGTCGGTGTGTTTGTTAGTAAAAAGAATGTAGAAAAAAGTGATAAAACAATTGAAGTTAGTGTTTTGGTTCACTGGGGGTCAACTCCAGGTAAGTCGGATTTAGCTAAGGCATCCGAATTCTTGTCTAAACGGTTAAGTGTTGATAAGGCTTATATCTTGCATTTAAAAGGTATTTGA
- a CDS encoding mechanosensitive ion channel, which yields MKMNLVSSWLLITILSSSISLADNSSVPVVAEPKSIAVEEIISDKKIQQRLTDILSAVGSYDQVKVKVISGVAILSGFVDEDSQIEWVNNLANRMDGVVAVQNQIKSHPNQILDLAPAREEIDIFNVALVRHLPTILTAIFVLTISFFLFFLASYGFRRVFVKKIPSPLLLNATSKILSVPIFLLGLYLALRISGLAGLAFTVLGGTGILGLILGLGLKNSFEDYAASILLSIKKPFRPSDWVKIGEYEGIVQKVTSRSTLIIDFAGNHILMPNSIVYKSNVTNMTANPKMRCDFVFGLDYNDSIEEAQALVLDLLGKSNIVLKDPEPWALVDALAGSAVNVRVYFWLNAREVSIFKVSSHILLEVKNLLLSNGFRFPDPDREIVFTNGLSIGRNVKSKTEKTNKSVTNRSPLLEEVRAEAAELNRQSRESDLPDQGENVI from the coding sequence ATGAAAATGAATCTGGTTTCAAGCTGGTTACTTATTACTATTCTATCGTCTTCAATTTCATTGGCAGACAATTCATCTGTGCCTGTCGTCGCTGAGCCTAAGTCAATTGCTGTCGAAGAAATCATCTCCGATAAAAAGATCCAACAGCGTTTGACCGATATACTATCCGCTGTAGGATCATACGATCAGGTTAAGGTGAAAGTGATATCTGGAGTTGCAATTTTGTCGGGTTTTGTCGACGAAGATTCACAGATCGAATGGGTTAATAATTTAGCAAATCGAATGGACGGGGTGGTAGCCGTTCAAAATCAAATCAAGAGTCACCCCAATCAGATCTTAGATCTTGCCCCAGCGCGGGAGGAGATTGATATTTTTAACGTAGCGCTTGTGCGCCACCTCCCAACAATTTTAACAGCCATTTTTGTACTTACCATTTCATTTTTCCTGTTTTTTCTGGCTTCCTATGGGTTTCGTCGAGTCTTCGTAAAAAAAATTCCAAGTCCACTCTTGTTGAACGCCACATCCAAAATTCTGTCTGTACCAATATTTTTATTAGGTCTGTATTTAGCATTAAGAATTTCAGGTCTGGCGGGTTTAGCTTTCACCGTTTTGGGTGGGACAGGCATTTTGGGTCTAATACTTGGTTTGGGTTTGAAAAATAGTTTTGAAGATTACGCCGCTAGTATTCTTCTAAGTATTAAAAAACCATTTCGTCCTAGCGATTGGGTAAAGATTGGAGAATATGAAGGAATTGTTCAAAAGGTGACTTCACGTTCAACTTTGATTATTGATTTCGCTGGCAACCATATTTTAATGCCCAATAGTATAGTTTATAAAAGCAACGTTACGAACATGACGGCAAATCCGAAAATGCGTTGCGATTTTGTCTTTGGCCTTGATTACAATGATTCAATAGAGGAAGCACAAGCGCTCGTCTTAGATCTTTTAGGAAAAAGCAATATTGTTCTAAAAGATCCTGAACCGTGGGCTTTAGTGGATGCTCTCGCTGGGTCCGCAGTAAATGTGCGAGTTTATTTTTGGCTCAATGCCCGAGAAGTCAGTATATTTAAAGTATCAAGCCACATCTTATTAGAAGTGAAGAATCTTCTTCTTTCAAATGGGTTTCGCTTTCCAGATCCTGACCGAGAGATTGTATTTACAAACGGCTTGTCCATCGGACGCAACGTGAAATCTAAGACCGAGAAAACTAATAAATCTGTAACAAACAGATCTCCGCTTTTAGAAGAAGTCCGTGCAGAGGCTGCAGAGCTGAATCGTCAATCAAGAGAATCAGATTTGCCAGATCAAGGCGAAAACGTAATTTAA
- a CDS encoding dihydrodipicolinate reductase: MEAINVGLLGFGKTGSIVAKELVNDKSLNLKWVCRRNIVPGFAHASHAVGHDDSFAPFVEAKQFSQEFLRKNPVDFVIDFSSNTASGLYELIASSGAKIVTAISKYDLSEMEKIKSASAKTAILYSPNITLGINWLIIASKVLKGIIPHADIEVVEEHFRAKKEVSGTALRIADHLNLTAKDHVNSIRVGGIVGKHEIIFGLPYQTIRLTHESISREAFGTGAIFAAKWLLNKPNGMYSMEQLFHEKFMKTIKELEF, encoded by the coding sequence ATGGAAGCTATCAATGTTGGCCTTTTGGGCTTCGGGAAAACCGGATCAATAGTAGCTAAAGAACTAGTCAATGATAAAAGCCTAAATTTAAAATGGGTTTGTCGTAGGAATATTGTACCTGGATTCGCGCATGCGAGTCATGCTGTTGGTCATGATGATAGTTTTGCACCATTTGTCGAAGCCAAACAATTCAGTCAAGAATTCCTACGGAAAAATCCTGTAGATTTTGTAATTGATTTCTCATCAAATACAGCTAGTGGACTATATGAGCTCATCGCCTCGAGTGGGGCAAAAATCGTGACTGCAATTTCAAAGTATGATCTATCAGAAATGGAAAAAATAAAGTCAGCCTCTGCCAAAACGGCAATTCTATACTCTCCCAACATTACTCTCGGAATAAACTGGCTAATTATTGCCTCAAAAGTTTTAAAAGGAATTATTCCCCATGCTGACATTGAAGTTGTAGAGGAACACTTTAGAGCAAAAAAGGAAGTTTCTGGTACAGCACTTAGAATTGCTGATCACCTCAATCTGACTGCAAAGGACCATGTAAATTCGATTCGAGTCGGTGGAATTGTTGGCAAACATGAAATTATATTTGGACTACCATACCAGACAATACGACTAACTCATGAAAGCATCAGTCGTGAAGCATTCGGTACGGGGGCCATTTTTGCAGCGAAATGGCTTTTGAATAAACCGAATGGAATGTATTCTATGGAACAACTTTTTCATGAAAAATTCATGAAGACAATTAAAGAGCTAGAATTTTAG